The following are from one region of the Mycetohabitans rhizoxinica HKI 454 genome:
- a CDS encoding TonB-dependent copper receptor, which translates to MKFSFLDQAASRRLINAHLVLERNRCRRWAPSVFAAASLLGTVSAHAQADASPPDAPPAGAASVLVPIEVIANAPKHPLVVVTDPKQPRQPLPASDGADYLKTVPGFSAIRSGGTNADAVFRGMSGSRLSLLSNGAPMLGACPGRMDAPTSYIAPESYDKVTVVKGPQSVLYGPGASAGTVLFERTTRRFDAPGMRFDGSLVGGSFGRNDQNVDLSAGVREGYARVIANHAHQQDYRDGNGNTVPSQWDKWNVDTALGWTPNEHTRIEASAGTGDGYARYAGRFKDGARFRRESYGLRAERSHLGEVLDRVEAQVYYNDFDHVMDNFTLRSPAGGGRSMPMASEVRRRTFGARSAATLRFTDQFKLVAGVDGQHHALDNRSLQQAAANGNGPWKPSATLWSIGGFGELTWYATQAERMVTGLRMDRAAARDRRVNVGSGAMQAPNPTANVQRERTLPSGFVRYERDLATLPAMWYVGIGHAERFPDYWELFSPKRGPEGSINAFSSLCPEKTTQLDIGAQYSGERVDAWVSAYAGSVRDFILFDYVSEPMGPASRATQVGARILGGELGATWRATPAWRFETSLAYAWGRNNDTGGPLPQIPPLEARVGANYQHGTWSVGALWRVVAAQRRYASNEGNVVGKDFGPSAGFGVVSLHAQYAFGKAATLTLGVDNLFDNAYTEHLNLAGNAGFGYSANSPVMESGRTVWLRLGVKL; encoded by the coding sequence ATGAAATTCTCTTTCCTGGATCAGGCGGCGTCGCGTCGCCTGATCAACGCGCATCTTGTATTGGAACGTAACCGCTGTCGGCGTTGGGCGCCTTCGGTGTTCGCCGCGGCGAGCTTGTTGGGAACAGTGAGCGCTCACGCGCAAGCTGATGCGTCGCCGCCTGACGCGCCCCCGGCGGGCGCCGCGTCGGTGCTCGTGCCGATCGAGGTCATCGCCAATGCGCCGAAGCATCCGCTGGTCGTGGTGACCGACCCGAAGCAGCCGCGTCAGCCGCTGCCCGCGAGCGACGGCGCCGACTATCTGAAGACGGTGCCGGGCTTTTCGGCGATCCGCAGCGGCGGCACCAATGCAGACGCGGTGTTTCGCGGTATGTCCGGATCGCGGCTGAGCTTATTGAGCAATGGCGCGCCGATGCTGGGTGCCTGTCCGGGCCGCATGGATGCCCCGACCTCGTATATCGCGCCGGAGAGCTACGACAAGGTGACCGTCGTCAAGGGGCCGCAATCGGTACTTTACGGGCCGGGCGCATCGGCCGGCACGGTGCTGTTTGAGCGCACGACCCGCCGCTTCGACGCGCCGGGCATGCGCTTCGATGGGAGCCTGGTTGGCGGCTCATTCGGGCGCAACGACCAGAATGTCGACTTGAGCGCGGGCGTGCGCGAAGGCTATGCGCGCGTGATCGCCAATCACGCGCATCAACAAGACTACCGCGACGGCAACGGCAATACGGTGCCATCGCAGTGGGACAAATGGAACGTCGACACGGCACTGGGCTGGACGCCAAACGAGCATACCCGCATTGAAGCGAGCGCCGGTACTGGCGACGGCTATGCGCGCTACGCCGGCCGCTTCAAGGACGGTGCACGGTTCCGGCGCGAAAGTTATGGTCTGCGTGCCGAGCGCTCGCACCTGGGCGAGGTTTTGGACCGCGTCGAAGCGCAGGTCTACTATAACGATTTCGACCATGTGATGGATAACTTCACGCTGCGCTCGCCGGCAGGCGGCGGCAGGTCCATGCCGATGGCATCCGAAGTGCGACGGCGCACGTTCGGCGCTCGCAGTGCCGCGACGCTGCGGTTCACGGACCAGTTTAAGCTGGTGGCGGGCGTGGATGGGCAGCACCATGCGCTCGACAACCGGTCGCTGCAGCAGGCCGCCGCCAACGGCAACGGTCCGTGGAAGCCGTCGGCAACCTTGTGGAGCATTGGCGGATTTGGCGAACTAACCTGGTACGCGACGCAGGCTGAGCGGATGGTGACGGGGCTGCGGATGGACCGCGCCGCGGCACGCGACCGGCGCGTCAACGTCGGCTCCGGCGCGATGCAAGCACCGAATCCGACGGCCAACGTGCAACGCGAGCGCACTTTGCCCAGCGGCTTCGTGCGTTACGAGCGCGATCTCGCGACGTTGCCCGCGATGTGGTACGTCGGGATCGGGCATGCCGAGCGTTTCCCTGATTACTGGGAGCTGTTCTCGCCGAAACGGGGCCCAGAGGGCTCGATCAACGCGTTTTCGTCATTGTGTCCCGAAAAGACGACGCAACTGGATATTGGCGCGCAGTACAGTGGCGAGCGCGTTGACGCCTGGGTGTCGGCGTATGCGGGCAGCGTGCGGGATTTCATCCTGTTCGACTACGTGTCCGAGCCGATGGGACCAGCCAGTCGTGCGACGCAGGTCGGTGCACGGATCCTCGGTGGCGAATTGGGCGCCACGTGGCGCGCCACGCCGGCGTGGCGGTTCGAGACCTCACTGGCGTACGCGTGGGGGCGTAATAACGACACGGGCGGGCCGCTGCCGCAGATTCCACCGCTGGAAGCGCGCGTTGGCGCAAATTACCAGCACGGGACGTGGTCGGTCGGGGCGCTGTGGCGCGTGGTGGCGGCGCAGCGCCGGTACGCGTCCAATGAAGGGAACGTGGTCGGCAAGGATTTTGGGCCGAGCGCCGGTTTCGGCGTCGTGTCACTGCATGCGCAGTACGCGTTCGGCAAGGCGGCCACGCTGACGTTGGGCGTAGACAACTTGTTCGACAACGCGTACACCGAGCACCTGAACCTGGCGGGCAACGCGGGCTTTGGCTACTCGGCCAATTCACCGGTCATGGAGTCCGGCCGCACGGTGTGGTTGCGCCTCGGCGTCAAACTGTAG
- a CDS encoding luciferase-like monooxygenase, with translation MTRLSVLDQTPVIDGYSVADAIAATVELAQLAVQQQFNADELIVLTVAASYKARLRSYELLAQAFDLAAQTHETA, from the coding sequence ATGACTCGACTGTCAGTACTCGATCAAACGCCGGTGATCGACGGCTATTCGGTCGCCGACGCCATTGCCGCCACCGTCGAGCTTGCGCAGCTTGCCGTTCAGCAGCAGTTCAACGCCGACGAGTTGATTGTGCTCACCGTCGCGGCCAGCTATAAGGCACGGCTGCGCTCGTATGAATTGCTTGCACAAGCATTCGATCTAGCCGCACAAACGCACGAGACGGCATAA
- the dut gene encoding dUTP diphosphatase: MNIDLKILDPRMRDALPAYATAGSAGLDLRACLDEPLILQPGATALVPTGXAIHIGTPGYAALILPRSGLGHKHGIVLGNLVGLIDSDYQGQLMISTWNRGETTFTLNPMERLAQLVVVPVAQVQFNVVDDFSHSERGAGGFGSTGRH; encoded by the coding sequence ATGAACATCGACCTTAAGATTCTCGACCCGCGCATGCGCGATGCCCTGCCCGCCTATGCCACTGCCGGCAGCGCCGGTCTAGACCTGCGCGCTTGCCTGGACGAACCGCTGATTCTGCAACCGGGCGCCACCGCGCTGGTGCCGACCGGCCKGGCCATCCATATCGGTACGCCAGGCTATGCGGCATTGATCTTGCCGCGCTCCGGATTGGGCCACAAACATGGCATCGTGCTCGGCAACCTGGTGGGACTGATCGATTCCGATTATCAAGGCCAGTTGATGATCTCCACGTGGAACCGCGGCGAGACCACGTTCACGCTGAATCCGATGGAGCGGCTTGCGCAACTCGTAGTGGTGCCGGTGGCGCAGGTGCAATTCAACGTGGTCGACGATTTCTCGCACAGCGAACGGGGTGCCGGCGGCTTCGGCAGCACTGGCCGGCACTGA
- the clpS gene encoding ATP-dependent Clp protease adapter ClpS, which produces MAIIPDKQDGTVLERQEHKAKPPSMYRVVLLNDDFTPMEFVVMVIQQYFNKDRDTATQIMLKVHYEGRGICGVYTRDIASTKVEQVVTHARQAGHPLQCVMEEA; this is translated from the coding sequence ATGGCCATTATCCCGGATAAGCAGGACGGTACAGTACTGGAGCGGCAGGAACACAAGGCCAAGCCGCCGTCGATGTACCGCGTGGTTTTGCTGAACGACGACTTCACGCCAATGGAATTCGTCGTGATGGTAATACAGCAATACTTCAACAAGGATCGCGATACGGCGACGCAGATTATGTTGAAAGTGCATTATGAGGGGCGTGGAATTTGCGGGGTCTATACGCGGGACATTGCGTCGACCAAGGTTGAGCAGGTTGTAACGCACGCGCGGCAAGCGGGACACCCGCTGCAGTGTGTGATGGAGGAAGCATGA
- the ileS gene encoding isoleucine--tRNA ligase, whose amino-acid sequence MSDKKTDSKQPSKYPVNLLDTPFPMRGDLPKREPQWVQEWQQNKVYEAIREASRGRPKFVLHDGPPYANGDIHIGHAVNKILKDMIVKARNMAGFDADYVPGWDCHGMPIEIQIEKRFGKSLPVELVQRNAREYAAEQIERQKADFRRLGLIGDWDNPYRTMNFANEANEIRALARILEKGYVFRGLKPVNWCFDCGSALAEAEVEYKDRVDPAVDVAFPFAEPDRIAGAFGLPSLPSADGAIVIWTTTPWTIPANQALNVNPELSYSLVDTPRGLLILASERVEPCLATYGLDGTVIASAPGAALGGICFHHPLANLHPGYKRTAPVYFGDYVTIDSGTGVVHSSPAYGIEDFQSCKAHGIDDGDILSPVMGDGRYIESLPLFGGLSIWEANPRIVDALRDAGSLLHTNHYAHSYMHCWRHKTPIIYRATSQWFAGMDLTPVGGGKTLRETALDGIEATTFYPAWGKQRLHNMIAHRPDWTLSRQRQWGVPMAFFVHKETGQLHPRTLELLEQVAQRVEQHGIEAWQSLDARELLGDDADLYEKNRDTMDVWFDSGTTHWHVLRGSHAQQLQWPADLYLEGSDQHRGWFHSSLLTGSMLDGRPPYKALLTHGFTVDGQGRKMSKSVGNVIAPQEVSNKLGAEIIRLWVASTDYSGELSISDEILKRVVESYRRIRNTLRFLLANLSDFDPNRNRVLSEQWLEIDRYALARAAALQKEVLDHYDAYEFHPVVAKLQTFCSEDLGGFYLDVLKDRLYTSAVDSPARRSAQSALYHITQGLLRLIAPFLSFTAEEAWKIFQPGHTTIFTETYYVYPPLPEGAALLDKWALVRQLRGDVTKALEAAREAGRIGSSLQAEVEIRAHGARYDTLASLGDDLKFVLITSAARVIKVDNEADEAIDVVASRYLKCERCWHYREEVGANAEHPTLCGRCTANLFGDGEHRSIA is encoded by the coding sequence ATGAGTGACAAGAAAACCGATTCCAAGCAGCCTTCCAAATACCCTGTGAACCTGCTCGACACGCCGTTTCCGATGCGCGGTGACTTGCCCAAGCGCGAACCGCAATGGGTCCAAGAATGGCAACAGAACAAGGTGTACGAAGCGATTCGCGAGGCCAGCCGGGGACGGCCAAAGTTCGTGCTGCACGACGGCCCGCCCTATGCGAACGGCGATATCCATATCGGACACGCAGTCAACAAGATCCTAAAGGACATGATCGTCAAGGCGCGCAACATGGCCGGCTTTGACGCGGACTATGTGCCCGGATGGGATTGTCATGGCATGCCGATCGAAATCCAGATCGAGAAGCGCTTTGGCAAGTCGCTGCCGGTTGAGCTGGTGCAACGTAACGCACGCGAGTATGCCGCCGAGCAGATCGAGCGCCAGAAGGCCGATTTTCGCCGGCTTGGGTTAATCGGCGATTGGGACAACCCGTATCGCACGATGAACTTCGCGAACGAGGCGAACGAAATCCGTGCGCTCGCGCGCATCCTCGAGAAAGGCTATGTGTTTCGCGGCTTGAAGCCGGTGAACTGGTGCTTTGACTGCGGCTCGGCCCTTGCCGAGGCAGAAGTCGAATACAAGGACCGTGTCGATCCCGCCGTGGACGTCGCGTTTCCGTTTGCCGAGCCCGACCGGATCGCCGGCGCATTCGGGCTGCCGTCGCTGCCCAGTGCCGACGGCGCGATCGTGATCTGGACCACCACGCCGTGGACCATTCCCGCGAACCAAGCGCTGAACGTGAACCCCGAACTGTCGTACAGCCTCGTGGACACGCCGCGCGGCTTGCTGATCCTGGCTTCCGAGCGCGTCGAGCCGTGCCTGGCTACGTACGGCCTGGACGGCACGGTGATCGCGTCGGCGCCAGGCGCCGCGCTTGGCGGGATCTGCTTCCACCATCCGCTCGCCAACCTGCACCCGGGCTACAAGCGCACTGCGCCGGTCTATTTCGGCGACTACGTGACCATCGACTCCGGCACCGGCGTCGTACATTCGTCGCCGGCCTACGGCATCGAGGACTTCCAGTCGTGCAAGGCGCATGGCATCGACGATGGCGACATCCTAAGCCCGGTCATGGGCGACGGCCGCTATATCGAATCGTTGCCGCTGTTCGGCGGCCTGTCGATCTGGGAGGCAAACCCGAGGATCGTCGACGCGTTGCGCGATGCCGGCTCATTGCTGCACACGAACCATTACGCGCACAGTTATATGCATTGCTGGCGGCATAAGACGCCGATCATCTACCGCGCGACGTCGCAATGGTTTGCCGGCATGGACCTGACGCCCGTCGGTGGCGGCAAGACGCTGCGCGAGACCGCGCTCGACGGCATTGAGGCCACCACGTTCTATCCGGCGTGGGGCAAGCAGAGACTGCATAACATGATCGCGCATCGACCCGATTGGACATTGTCGCGCCAGCGCCAGTGGGGCGTGCCAATGGCCTTCTTCGTGCACAAGGAGACGGGCCAGCTGCACCCCCGCACGCTGGAATTGCTCGAACAGGTCGCGCAACGCGTCGAGCAACACGGCATCGAGGCCTGGCAGTCGCTCGATGCGCGCGAGCTGCTCGGCGACGACGCTGACCTGTATGAAAAGAACCGCGACACAATGGACGTTTGGTTCGATTCCGGCACGACGCACTGGCATGTGCTGCGCGGCTCGCACGCCCAGCAGCTGCAGTGGCCCGCCGACCTGTACCTCGAAGGCTCGGATCAGCACCGCGGTTGGTTCCATTCGTCGCTGCTGACCGGCTCGATGCTCGATGGCAGGCCCCCCTACAAGGCGCTGTTGACGCACGGCTTCACGGTCGATGGACAGGGCCGGAAGATGTCGAAATCGGTCGGTAACGTGATCGCGCCGCAAGAAGTCTCAAACAAGCTCGGCGCCGAAATCATTCGCCTGTGGGTGGCCTCGACCGACTACTCCGGCGAACTGTCAATCTCCGATGAGATCCTAAAGCGCGTGGTGGAAAGCTACCGCCGGATCCGCAACACGCTGCGCTTTCTGCTGGCGAATCTGTCGGATTTCGACCCGAACCGCAACAGGGTGCTGTCCGAGCAGTGGCTCGAGATCGACCGCTACGCGCTCGCGCGCGCCGCCGCGCTGCAAAAGGAGGTGCTCGACCACTACGACGCGTACGAATTCCACCCGGTCGTGGCCAAGCTGCAAACCTTCTGCTCAGAGGACCTCGGCGGCTTCTATCTCGATGTGCTCAAGGACCGGTTGTATACGTCGGCGGTTGACTCGCCCGCGCGACGCAGCGCACAGTCGGCGCTGTACCACATCACGCAGGGGCTGCTGCGGCTGATCGCGCCCTTCCTGTCGTTCACCGCGGAGGAAGCGTGGAAGATCTTCCAGCCGGGGCACACGACGATCTTTACTGAAACGTACTACGTCTATCCGCCGCTGCCCGAAGGGGCGGCGTTGTTAGATAAATGGGCGCTCGTGCGCCAATTGCGCGGTGATGTCACCAAGGCGCTCGAAGCGGCGCGCGAAGCCGGCCGGATCGGCTCGTCGTTGCAGGCCGAAGTCGAGATCCGTGCGCATGGCGCACGCTACGATACCCTCGCGAGCCTGGGTGACGACTTGAAGTTCGTGCTAATCACCTCCGCGGCGCGGGTGATCAAGGTCGACAACGAGGCCGACGAAGCAATCGACGTGGTCGCGTCCCGGTACCTGAAGTGCGAGCGCTGCTGGCATTACCGCGAGGAAGTGGGCGCGAACGCTGAGCATCCGACGCTGTGTGGGCGCTGCACGGCGAACCTATTCGGGGATGGCGAACACCGGAGCATTGCATAA
- the cspD gene encoding cold shock domain-containing protein CspD, which translates to MATGTVKWFNDAKGYGFITPDEGGEDLFAHFSAIQMNGFKTLKEGQKVSFEVVQGPKGKQASNIQAAA; encoded by the coding sequence ATGGCGACTGGTACGGTCAAATGGTTCAATGACGCCAAAGGTTACGGATTCATCACGCCGGACGAAGGCGGTGAGGATTTGTTCGCGCATTTTTCGGCTATCCAGATGAACGGCTTCAAGACCCTCAAGGAAGGACAGAAGGTCAGCTTCGAAGTCGTGCAAGGACCGAAAGGCAAACAGGCTTCGAATATCCAGGCGGCAGCCTGA
- the coaBC gene encoding bifunctional phosphopantothenoylcysteine decarboxylase/phosphopantothenate--cysteine ligase CoaBC, with the protein MDLAGKHLVLGLTGGIACYKSAELTRMLTQAGATVQVAMTQAATQFITPVTMQALSGHPVYTSQWDARIDNNMPHIDLSRRADAIVIAPASTDFIAKLANGLCDDLLSTLAMARDCPLLVVPAMNRQMWQNPATQRNVAQLRADGITVLGPDSGPQACGEIGDGRMLEPAAVYEAIIAFFQPKKLAGQRVLITAGPTFEPIDPVRGITNRSSGKMGFALARAAAQAGAHVHLVAGPVALATPWGVSREDVQTAQQMYDAVMAAVADTDIFIAVAAVADWRVAQVSKHKLKKAAGQPAPPLDFIENPDILASVAALPSPPYCVGFAAESSELGVNGEAKRRRKNVPLLIGNLGPKTFGKDDNEVVLFETTGSTPLPRADKQSLARTLVDEIAQRVPGSLFA; encoded by the coding sequence ATGGACCTTGCGGGCAAACACCTGGTGCTTGGACTGACAGGCGGCATTGCATGCTACAAGTCGGCCGAGCTTACGCGCATGCTGACCCAAGCCGGCGCCACCGTCCAAGTGGCGATGACGCAGGCGGCCACGCAATTCATCACGCCGGTCACGATGCAGGCGCTGTCCGGCCATCCGGTCTACACCAGCCAGTGGGACGCACGGATCGATAACAACATGCCGCACATCGATCTGTCGCGCCGTGCGGACGCGATCGTCATCGCCCCCGCGTCGACTGACTTCATCGCCAAGCTAGCCAATGGGCTGTGCGACGATCTCTTGTCCACGCTGGCCATGGCGCGCGACTGCCCGTTGCTGGTCGTGCCGGCGATGAACCGCCAGATGTGGCAAAACCCAGCGACGCAACGCAACGTCGCCCAGTTGCGCGCGGATGGCATCACAGTGCTCGGTCCGGATTCCGGCCCACAGGCGTGTGGCGAGATCGGCGACGGCCGCATGCTCGAACCTGCAGCGGTGTACGAAGCGATCATCGCCTTTTTTCAGCCGAAGAAGCTGGCGGGACAACGCGTGCTGATCACGGCGGGCCCCACGTTCGAGCCGATCGATCCGGTCCGCGGCATCACCAATCGTTCGAGCGGCAAGATGGGATTCGCGCTCGCGCGCGCCGCGGCGCAGGCCGGTGCGCACGTGCACCTGGTCGCCGGCCCGGTCGCACTCGCCACGCCGTGGGGCGTGAGCCGCGAGGACGTGCAGACCGCGCAGCAAATGTACGACGCGGTCATGGCGGCCGTCGCCGACACCGACATTTTCATCGCCGTCGCCGCGGTCGCCGACTGGCGTGTCGCTCAGGTATCCAAGCACAAGCTGAAGAAGGCTGCCGGTCAGCCGGCGCCGCCGCTGGACTTCATCGAGAACCCGGATATCCTCGCTAGTGTCGCCGCGCTACCCTCGCCGCCTTACTGCGTCGGCTTCGCGGCGGAAAGTAGCGAGCTTGGCGTGAACGGTGAAGCGAAGCGGCGGCGCAAGAACGTCCCGCTGCTGATTGGCAACCTGGGGCCAAAGACATTCGGCAAGGATGACAACGAAGTCGTACTATTCGAAACAACTGGCTCGACACCGTTGCCGCGCGCGGACAAGCAATCACTCGCGCGCACGTTGGTCGACGAGATTGCGCAGCGCGTGCCGGGCAGTCTTTTCGCGTAA
- the clpA gene encoding ATP-dependent Clp protease ATP-binding subunit ClpA: MIAQELEVSLHMAFMEARQARHEFITVEHLLLALLDNPTAAEVLRACAANIEDLRQNLRNFIHDNTPIVPGTDDVDTQPTLGFQRVIQRAIMHVQSTSSGKKEVTGANVLVAIFGEKDSHAVYYLQQQGVTRLDVVNFISHGIAKTAGPDVAKAGEPPADGDDASAQKETPLAQFTQNLNQQARDGKIDPLIGREPEVERMVQVLCRRRKNNPLMVGEAGVGKTAIVEGLAWRIVRGEVPDILADAQVFSLDLGALLAGTKYRGDFEQRLKTVLKELRDRPHAILFIDEIHTLIGAGAASGGTLDASNLLKPALSSGQLKCIGATTFTEFRGIFEKDAALSRRFQKIDVTEPTVEQTVAILRGLKSRFEEHHGVKYSSGALSAAAELSARFITDRHLPDKAIDVIDEAGAAQRILPRSKQKKTIGKTEIEDIISKIARVPAQSVSQDDRSKLQTLDRDLKSVVFGQDPAIDALAAAIKMARAGLGKTDKPIGAFLFSGPTGVGKTEVARQLAFTMGIELVRFDMSEYMERHAVSRLIGAPPGYVGFDQGGLLTEAVTKKPHCVLLLDEIEKAHPDIFNVLLQVMDHGTLTDNNGRKSDFRNVIIIMTTNAGAEAMNKATIGFTTRRETGDEMADIKRMFTPEFRNRLDAIISFRSLDEEIIMRVVDKFLMQLEDQLHEKKVDALFTDALRKHLAKHGFDPLMGARPMQRLIQDTIRRALADELLFGKLMNGGRVTVNVDDNDKVQLTFDENAAPRNPTNPETAEVE, from the coding sequence ATGATTGCCCAGGAACTGGAAGTCAGCCTTCATATGGCGTTCATGGAAGCACGCCAGGCAAGGCATGAGTTCATCACCGTCGAACACCTGTTGCTCGCCCTGCTGGATAACCCAACGGCGGCGGAGGTGCTTCGCGCATGCGCCGCGAACATCGAGGATCTGCGCCAGAACTTGCGCAACTTCATCCACGATAACACGCCGATCGTGCCGGGGACCGACGACGTCGACACGCAGCCTACATTGGGCTTTCAACGCGTGATCCAGCGCGCGATCATGCATGTACAGTCGACCTCCAGCGGCAAAAAGGAGGTGACCGGCGCGAACGTGTTGGTGGCGATCTTCGGCGAGAAGGACTCACACGCGGTGTACTACCTGCAGCAGCAGGGCGTGACCCGGCTGGACGTGGTCAACTTTATTTCGCACGGCATCGCGAAGACTGCGGGGCCGGATGTGGCGAAGGCCGGTGAGCCGCCGGCCGACGGTGACGATGCCAGCGCGCAGAAGGAAACGCCGCTGGCACAATTTACCCAAAACCTGAATCAGCAGGCGCGCGACGGCAAGATCGACCCATTGATCGGACGCGAGCCCGAGGTCGAGCGGATGGTGCAGGTGTTGTGTCGGCGTCGCAAGAACAATCCGCTGATGGTGGGCGAGGCCGGCGTGGGCAAGACGGCCATCGTCGAAGGGCTGGCATGGCGGATCGTGCGCGGCGAGGTGCCCGATATCCTGGCGGATGCGCAAGTGTTTTCCCTCGACTTGGGGGCGCTGCTGGCGGGCACGAAGTACCGGGGCGACTTTGAGCAGCGGCTCAAGACGGTGCTCAAGGAGTTGAGGGACCGTCCGCATGCGATCCTGTTCATTGATGAAATTCATACGCTGATCGGCGCGGGCGCCGCCTCGGGCGGCACGCTCGATGCGTCGAACCTGCTCAAGCCGGCGCTGTCGTCCGGCCAACTCAAGTGCATCGGGGCAACGACCTTTACCGAATTCCGGGGCATCTTTGAAAAAGATGCAGCGTTGTCGCGGCGCTTCCAAAAAATCGACGTAACCGAGCCGACGGTCGAGCAGACGGTGGCGATCCTGCGTGGCTTGAAGTCCCGCTTCGAGGAGCATCATGGCGTCAAGTACTCATCCGGCGCGCTGTCGGCGGCGGCCGAGTTGTCTGCACGATTCATCACCGACCGGCATTTGCCGGACAAGGCGATCGACGTGATCGACGAGGCGGGTGCGGCGCAGCGAATCCTGCCCAGGTCCAAGCAAAAGAAAACGATCGGCAAGACGGAGATCGAGGACATTATTTCCAAGATCGCGCGGGTGCCGGCGCAAAGTGTGTCGCAGGACGACCGCAGCAAACTGCAGACGCTGGACCGTGATTTGAAGAGCGTGGTGTTTGGCCAGGATCCGGCCATTGATGCGTTGGCCGCGGCCATCAAGATGGCGCGGGCGGGGCTGGGCAAGACGGACAAGCCGATCGGCGCGTTCTTGTTCTCCGGGCCGACCGGCGTCGGCAAGACAGAGGTGGCGCGTCAACTGGCCTTTACGATGGGCATCGAGTTGGTGCGCTTCGATATGTCCGAATATATGGAGCGCCACGCGGTGAGCCGGCTGATCGGCGCGCCGCCCGGCTATGTCGGGTTCGACCAGGGCGGGCTGCTGACGGAGGCGGTGACGAAGAAGCCGCATTGCGTGCTGTTGCTCGACGAGATCGAGAAGGCGCATCCGGACATCTTTAACGTGCTGCTGCAAGTGATGGACCATGGCACGTTGACGGACAACAACGGCCGCAAGTCGGATTTTCGTAACGTCATCATCATCATGACGACGAACGCGGGCGCCGAGGCGATGAATAAGGCGACGATCGGGTTCACGACACGGCGTGAGACCGGCGACGAGATGGCGGACATCAAGCGGATGTTCACGCCGGAGTTTCGCAATCGGCTCGACGCGATCATCAGCTTCCGCTCGCTTGATGAGGAAATCATCATGCGCGTGGTCGACAAGTTCCTGATGCAGCTGGAGGATCAGTTGCACGAGAAGAAGGTCGATGCGTTGTTTACCGATGCGTTGCGCAAGCACTTGGCCAAGCACGGTTTCGACCCATTGATGGGTGCGCGGCCGATGCAGCGGCTGATCCAGGATACGATTCGCCGCGCGTTGGCGGACGAGTTGTTGTTCGGCAAGCTGATGAATGGTGGGCGCGTGACGGTCAATGTCGATGACAACGACAAGGTGCAACTCACGTTTGACGAGAACGCGGCGCCGCGCAATCCGACAAACCCGGAAACGGCCGAAGTCGAGTGA
- the lspA gene encoding signal peptidase II: protein MAKILSRNVARSATLMPWLGISLIVILLDQLSKLAVSRLFVYGDPHPVAPCFNLMLVYNRGAAFSFLATAGGWQRWAFTALGIVAALVIAWLLKRHSGQKLFCTALALILGGALGNVIDRLVHGHVIDFVDFHVGGWHWPAFNIADSGITIGAVLLVLDELRRVRAAR from the coding sequence ATGGCGAAGATCTTATCCCGCAACGTCGCCCGTTCGGCAACGCTCATGCCGTGGCTAGGCATATCGTTAATCGTGATCCTGCTCGACCAGTTGTCCAAGCTCGCGGTATCGCGCCTGTTCGTGTACGGCGACCCGCATCCGGTTGCGCCATGCTTCAATCTAATGCTGGTTTATAACCGCGGCGCCGCGTTCAGTTTTCTGGCGACCGCCGGCGGCTGGCAGCGCTGGGCGTTCACCGCCTTGGGCATCGTCGCCGCGCTGGTGATCGCCTGGTTGCTCAAGCGCCATAGCGGGCAGAAACTGTTTTGCACCGCGCTGGCGCTGATTCTTGGCGGCGCGCTGGGCAACGTTATTGACCGGCTGGTGCACGGCCATGTGATCGACTTCGTTGATTTTCATGTCGGCGGCTGGCATTGGCCGGCGTTCAACATTGCTGACAGCGGCATCACGATCGGTGCGGTACTGCTGGTGCTCGACGAGCTTAGGCGCGTGCGCGCGGCACGCTGA